In Ruminococcaceae bacterium R-25, a genomic segment contains:
- a CDS encoding 4-diphosphocytidyl-2-C-methyl-D-erythritol kinase, translated as MESYEITANAKLNLFLRVRGILPNGYHSLYSIMQEIDLADTLTINIYPEREPGFDIKCIGRNDIDPEKNLCSKAKDRFLSSLRKKAASDPSMKDADKWQKSEFPYIEIVLTKVIPSESGMGGGSSDAAAVLLVLQEYFGQPFTDEELNHLAVNVGADVPFFLYGGTCLCEGVGEDISALKSLSDIPLLIVKPRQGVSTPECFHAIDSKPLPEFDEDRYGEYINSLITCEDDALTRFLNGSDLLTNDLEMPSEEKVPLIRKVREMLISQGAEYSRMTGSGSAVFAMFDSVEARDETYGKIKADPEFSDCDIFKSVTI; from the coding sequence ATGGAATCTTATGAGATTACAGCTAATGCTAAATTAAATCTCTTCCTGCGTGTGCGCGGGATCCTGCCAAATGGCTATCACAGCTTATATTCGATCATGCAGGAGATAGATCTTGCAGACACACTTACCATAAATATCTATCCCGAAAGAGAACCGGGTTTTGATATCAAGTGCATCGGCAGAAATGATATCGATCCCGAAAAGAACCTTTGCAGCAAGGCAAAAGACAGATTCTTATCTTCACTGCGCAAGAAGGCTGCATCTGACCCTTCAATGAAAGATGCAGACAAGTGGCAGAAGAGTGAGTTCCCTTATATTGAGATAGTACTTACCAAGGTCATTCCTTCAGAGTCCGGAATGGGCGGCGGAAGCTCTGATGCTGCAGCAGTCCTTCTGGTCCTTCAGGAGTATTTCGGACAGCCGTTTACCGATGAGGAACTTAACCATCTGGCAGTTAATGTAGGCGCGGATGTTCCTTTCTTCCTTTACGGCGGAACATGTCTTTGTGAAGGGGTAGGTGAAGACATAAGCGCGCTTAAGTCTTTGTCAGACATCCCTCTCCTTATCGTAAAACCGCGGCAGGGTGTATCCACACCCGAATGTTTCCATGCCATAGACAGCAAGCCTCTTCCTGAATTTGACGAGGACCGTTATGGAGAATATATAAATAGCCTGATCACATGTGAGGATGATGCTCTTACGAGATTCCTTAACGGATCTGACTTGCTCACAAACGATCTGGAGATGCCTTCAGAAGAAAAGGTTCCGTTAATAAGAAAAGTCAGGGAAATGCTTATTTCACAAGGCGCGGAATACAGCCGCATGACCGGTTCCGGAAGCGCTGTTTTCGCTATGTTTGACAGTGTTGAAGCAAGGGATGAAACTTACGGCAAGATCAAGGCTGATCCTGAGTTTTCAGACTGCGATATATTTAAGTCAGTTACTATCTGA
- a CDS encoding putative N-acetyltransferase YhbS, whose amino-acid sequence MNNSPAIRIASVSDAPQVSRLLRSAMLTYCADSGISSSMLEALTESVESVADRISRQTCLVAEFEGTIIGSICIKEVQNPMVYTFSDKTCEYLEKLEKTFYISRFSVEEKYRKTGLGIDLMAKAIEVARNAGADSILLHSAATNKNMVEFYAKRGFILIDSENSRGYMRGLFANKLR is encoded by the coding sequence ATGAATAACAGTCCGGCAATAAGGATCGCAAGCGTCTCTGACGCACCTCAGGTATCGCGCCTCTTAAGAAGCGCGATGCTTACTTATTGCGCGGATTCCGGCATATCCTCATCAATGCTCGAAGCCCTTACCGAGAGCGTCGAGAGTGTCGCTGACAGGATAAGCCGGCAGACATGCCTTGTTGCAGAATTTGAAGGCACCATAATAGGTTCCATCTGCATAAAGGAAGTCCAAAATCCCATGGTCTACACCTTCTCAGATAAGACCTGCGAATACCTGGAAAAGTTAGAGAAAACCTTCTATATCTCAAGGTTCTCCGTTGAAGAAAAATACAGAAAAACCGGCCTTGGAATCGACCTCATGGCAAAAGCTATAGAAGTTGCCCGCAATGCAGGCGCAGATTCAATCCTGCTGCATTCTGCCGCGACAAATAAGAACATGGTCGAGTTCTACGCAAAGCGCGGATTCATATTGATAGATTCGGAAAATTCCAGAGGCTATATGAGAGGCCTTTTTGCGAACAAGCTCAGATAG